The following proteins are co-located in the Agromyces laixinhei genome:
- a CDS encoding MFS transporter: protein MSAVFRSLAVRNYRIWFIGALVSNVGAWMQATALNWVVLTELTDNDALSVGVTMALQFAPQLLLVPITGLIADRFDRRKILFVTQSSLMLLGFALGLLLLLGHAELWHMYVFALLFGIVNAVDTPARQTFVSDLVATSHMSNAVALNSASFNAARMLGPAVAGLLIVLVGSGWVFMINAASFLAVLGALAMLNSRQLHRIPRPARSGGQFIAGFRYVAKRPDLVVVFVIVFLIGAFGMNFSIFSSTMAVEFGRGAGEYGLLNSILAIGSLTGALLAARRERARIRIIIIASGFFGVALLVSAVMPTFWTFAASTVLIGFGAVSILTTANGYVQTTTEPELRGRVMALYMAILVGGTPFGAPIVGAVADAWGPRWALVVGGVAAAVAALVGLGWLVFSRGMRFARHPEYAWRPVVRFADAPTAAIAAITTEAVPTLRIDQLEDEIERELGRGRATAPSAPRDRPEPADFSEEMALTSPIPLPRARR, encoded by the coding sequence GTGAGTGCCGTATTCCGCTCCCTCGCCGTACGCAACTACCGCATCTGGTTCATCGGCGCCCTCGTCTCGAACGTCGGCGCGTGGATGCAGGCAACCGCCCTGAACTGGGTCGTGCTCACCGAACTCACCGACAACGATGCGCTCTCGGTCGGCGTCACCATGGCCCTGCAGTTCGCGCCGCAGCTGCTGCTCGTGCCCATCACGGGCCTCATCGCCGACCGCTTCGACCGTCGCAAGATCCTGTTCGTGACGCAGTCATCGCTCATGCTGCTCGGATTCGCGCTCGGCCTCCTGCTCCTGCTCGGCCACGCCGAACTGTGGCACATGTACGTGTTCGCCCTGCTGTTCGGCATCGTCAACGCCGTCGACACCCCCGCGCGCCAGACCTTCGTCTCCGATCTCGTGGCGACGTCGCACATGTCGAACGCGGTGGCGCTGAACTCGGCGTCATTCAACGCCGCGCGCATGCTCGGACCGGCCGTCGCCGGGCTCCTCATCGTGCTGGTCGGGTCGGGCTGGGTATTCATGATCAACGCCGCCAGCTTCCTCGCGGTGCTTGGGGCGCTGGCGATGCTGAACAGCAGACAACTGCACCGCATCCCGCGGCCGGCGCGTTCCGGCGGGCAATTCATCGCGGGCTTCCGTTACGTCGCGAAGCGACCCGACCTGGTCGTCGTGTTCGTGATCGTCTTCCTCATCGGCGCGTTCGGCATGAACTTCTCGATCTTCTCGTCGACGATGGCCGTCGAGTTCGGACGCGGCGCCGGCGAGTACGGATTGCTCAACTCGATCCTCGCCATCGGTTCGCTGACGGGCGCGCTCCTGGCGGCGCGGCGCGAGCGAGCGCGAATCCGCATCATCATCATCGCGTCGGGCTTCTTCGGCGTCGCGCTGCTCGTCTCGGCGGTCATGCCCACCTTCTGGACCTTCGCCGCCTCGACCGTCCTGATCGGCTTCGGCGCGGTCTCCATCCTCACGACGGCGAACGGCTACGTGCAGACCACGACCGAGCCCGAGCTCCGCGGACGCGTGATGGCGCTGTACATGGCGATCCTCGTGGGCGGCACTCCGTTCGGCGCACCCATCGTGGGCGCGGTCGCCGATGCCTGGGGTCCGCGCTGGGCGCTCGTCGTCGGCGGCGTCGCCGCAGCCGTCGCCGCGCTCGTCGGCCTCGGCTGGCTCGTGTTCTCGCGGGGAATGCGGTTCGCCCGGCATCCCGAGTACGCCTGGCGCCCGGTCGTGCGATTCGCGGATGCCCCGACCGCGGCGATCGCGGCCATCACCACCGAGGCGGTGCCGACCCTGCGGATCGACCAGCTCGAGGACGAGATCGAGCGAGAACTCGGGCGAGGGCGCGCGACCGCGCCGTCGGCGCCACGCGACCGGCCCGAGCCGGCCGACTTCTCTGAGGAGATGGCGCTCACCTCGCCGATCCCGCTGCCGCGCGCGCGCCGCTGA
- the gdhA gene encoding NADP-specific glutamate dehydrogenase — MQNRTTIEDIYADTLRRNPGEVEFHQAVREVFDSLGRVLDKNPQYVEASILERICEPERQIIFRVPWVDDAGQVRINRGFRVQFNSALGPYKGGLRFHPSVLLGTVKFLGFEQVFKNALTGMPIGGGKGGSDFDPKGRSDGEIMRFCQSFMTEAYRHIGEYTDVPAGDIGVGAREIGYLFGQYKRITNRYESGVLTGKGVTWGGSLVRTEATGYGAVYFTEHMLATRGRSFDGARVLVSGSGNVAVYAIEKVHALGGRVVGASDSSGAIHDPDGIDLDLLRDIKERRRERISVYADERGGRVKFLPGASVWDIESTERIDVALPCATQNELSEAQAAKLVSAGVVAVAEGANMPTTPGALRVLRDAGVLFGPGKAANAGGVATSALEMQQNASRDSWGFEHTEERLAEIMAGIHERTAATAEEYGVPGDYVVGANIAGFTRVADAMLALGVI; from the coding sequence TTGCAGAACCGCACCACCATCGAAGACATCTACGCGGACACGCTGCGGCGAAATCCCGGCGAGGTCGAGTTCCACCAGGCCGTGCGCGAGGTCTTCGACTCACTCGGTCGCGTGCTCGACAAGAACCCCCAGTACGTCGAGGCCTCGATTCTGGAACGCATCTGCGAGCCCGAGCGGCAGATCATCTTCCGGGTGCCGTGGGTCGACGATGCCGGCCAGGTGCGCATCAACCGCGGATTCCGCGTGCAGTTCAACTCGGCACTCGGCCCGTACAAGGGCGGCTTGCGCTTCCACCCGTCGGTGCTGCTCGGCACCGTCAAGTTCCTCGGCTTCGAGCAGGTCTTCAAGAACGCGCTGACCGGCATGCCGATCGGCGGCGGCAAGGGCGGCAGCGACTTCGACCCGAAGGGTCGCAGTGACGGCGAGATCATGCGGTTCTGCCAGTCGTTCATGACCGAGGCCTACCGGCACATCGGCGAGTACACGGATGTGCCGGCCGGCGACATCGGCGTCGGTGCACGTGAGATCGGCTACCTGTTCGGCCAGTACAAGCGCATCACGAACCGCTACGAGTCGGGTGTGCTCACCGGCAAGGGCGTCACCTGGGGCGGCTCGCTCGTGCGCACCGAGGCGACCGGCTACGGCGCCGTCTACTTCACGGAGCACATGCTCGCGACGCGGGGCCGCTCCTTCGACGGCGCGCGCGTGCTCGTCTCGGGTTCGGGCAATGTCGCCGTCTACGCGATCGAGAAGGTGCACGCCCTCGGCGGCCGCGTCGTCGGCGCGTCCGACTCCTCGGGCGCCATCCACGACCCCGACGGCATCGACCTCGACCTGCTGCGCGACATCAAGGAGCGGCGCCGCGAGCGCATCTCGGTCTACGCCGACGAGCGCGGCGGGCGGGTGAAGTTCCTGCCGGGGGCATCCGTGTGGGACATCGAGAGCACCGAGCGCATCGACGTGGCCCTGCCCTGCGCGACGCAGAACGAACTCTCCGAGGCGCAGGCCGCGAAGCTCGTCTCGGCCGGCGTCGTCGCCGTCGCCGAGGGCGCGAACATGCCGACGACGCCCGGGGCGCTGCGGGTGCTGCGTGACGCCGGCGTGCTCTTCGGGCCCGGCAAGGCCGCGAATGCCGGAGGCGTCGCGACGTCGGCGCTCGAGATGCAGCAGAACGCGTCGCGCGACTCGTGGGGATTCGAGCACACCGAGGAGCGGCTCGCCGAGATCATGGCGGGAATTCACGAGCGCACGGCGGCGACCGCCGAGGAGTACGGCGTGCCGGGAGACTACGTGGTCGGTGCGAACATCGCCGGGTTCACTCGCGTCGCCGATGCGATGCTCGCCCTCGGCGTCATCTGA
- a CDS encoding pyridoxamine 5'-phosphate oxidase family protein → MVDITSADVWKAINSVNFMVVGMVSVRGEARTAGVMHVVDDGRLWFTTNEREFKARHIAADPRVSVTVPIPKRIPFAPRVKVPAATITFSGVAEIVPAAELPGPVHDALVHGLELSDGERGALIGVGVRPTSDFVTFGIGVSTLGMRDTEHARGRASAVPARV, encoded by the coding sequence ATGGTCGACATCACGAGCGCCGACGTCTGGAAGGCGATCAACAGCGTGAACTTCATGGTCGTCGGCATGGTGTCCGTGCGCGGCGAAGCGCGCACCGCGGGCGTCATGCACGTCGTCGACGACGGCCGGCTCTGGTTCACGACGAACGAACGGGAGTTCAAGGCCCGCCACATCGCGGCCGATCCCCGTGTCTCGGTGACGGTGCCGATTCCGAAGCGCATCCCGTTCGCACCGCGGGTCAAGGTGCCCGCAGCGACGATCACGTTCTCGGGCGTCGCCGAGATCGTGCCCGCCGCAGAGCTTCCGGGGCCCGTGCACGACGCGCTCGTGCACGGGCTCGAGCTCAGCGACGGCGAACGCGGGGCGCTCATCGGCGTCGGCGTGCGGCCGACGAGTGACTTCGTCACCTTCGGCATCGGCGTCTCGACCCTCGGCATGCGCGACACCGAGCACGCACGAGGGCGAGCATCGGCGGTGCCGGCGCGCGTCTGA
- a CDS encoding TetR/AcrR family transcriptional regulator translates to MTETMPQPAVAPGAPATPRAPATPGAPGRAALLRAMEELAREHGVNNVGLREVARRAGLSHAAPTHFFGSREGMIRALAIEGLTLLDDELCAAQELAAHLPGRERLVADSVEFVAFALRHPAHFDAMFRTPSSAQGDDALDRARIAALDGLRALVVQVHESGEIGGDAETTFLQLCAMSHGVASLAVDGLLHGFGELAAADDVVERIIRAQIAQLP, encoded by the coding sequence ATGACCGAGACGATGCCGCAGCCCGCAGTTGCGCCCGGCGCACCCGCCACGCCCCGCGCCCCCGCCACGCCCGGCGCACCCGGTCGGGCGGCGCTGCTCCGGGCGATGGAGGAGCTTGCCCGCGAGCACGGCGTGAACAACGTGGGCCTTCGCGAAGTCGCCCGCCGCGCCGGGCTCTCGCACGCGGCGCCGACGCATTTCTTCGGCAGTCGTGAAGGCATGATCCGGGCCCTCGCCATCGAGGGGCTCACGCTGCTCGACGACGAGCTCTGCGCCGCGCAGGAGCTCGCGGCCCACCTGCCCGGTCGCGAACGACTCGTCGCCGATTCGGTCGAGTTCGTCGCCTTCGCGCTTCGGCACCCCGCCCACTTCGATGCGATGTTCCGCACGCCCTCGTCGGCGCAGGGCGACGACGCGCTCGACCGGGCGCGCATTGCGGCCCTCGACGGCCTGCGGGCGCTCGTCGTGCAGGTGCACGAGTCGGGCGAGATCGGCGGCGATGCCGAGACGACCTTTCTGCAGCTCTGCGCGATGAGCCACGGCGTCGCCTCGCTCGCCGTCGATGGCCTGCTGCACGGCTTCGGCGAGCTCGCCGCGGCAGACGACGTGGTCGAACGCATCATCCGCGCTCAGATCGCGCAGTTGCCGTAG
- a CDS encoding 2-hydroxyacid dehydrogenase — protein sequence MTDAPLLVTVPGRTLLNALGSPPPGAEVQIWDLTGAPPAAHIDLVVPPYMGAAARLGALDDVTAQLVQSQSIGYDDVPDALPAGHVFANAASVHETSTAELTLALILASQRGIPDFVRAAGEGRWAPVRNESLADRRVLLLGYGGVGRAIEARLAPFEVELTRVASHARSDERGFIRGIDELPTLLPNADVVIVAVPLNESTTGLVDAAFLAALPDDALVVNIARGKVADTEAILAEAKPGRLRFALDVTDPEPLPTGHPLFALPNVLVSPHVGGATTAMMPRMARLLREQIERMLRGDAPLNVVYRS from the coding sequence ATGACGGACGCCCCGCTGCTCGTGACCGTGCCCGGCCGGACCCTGCTGAACGCGCTCGGCTCGCCGCCGCCCGGTGCCGAGGTGCAGATCTGGGACCTCACGGGCGCCCCGCCCGCCGCGCACATCGACCTCGTCGTTCCGCCGTACATGGGCGCGGCCGCGCGACTCGGAGCACTCGACGACGTGACGGCACAGCTCGTGCAGTCGCAGTCGATCGGCTACGACGACGTGCCAGACGCCCTGCCGGCCGGCCACGTCTTCGCCAACGCCGCGAGCGTGCACGAGACGTCGACCGCCGAGCTCACGCTCGCACTCATCCTCGCCTCGCAGCGCGGCATCCCCGATTTCGTACGCGCGGCCGGCGAGGGCCGCTGGGCGCCGGTGCGCAACGAGAGCCTCGCCGATCGGCGAGTGCTGCTCCTCGGCTACGGCGGCGTCGGGCGGGCGATCGAAGCGCGCCTCGCGCCCTTCGAGGTCGAGCTCACCAGGGTCGCCAGTCACGCCCGTTCCGACGAGCGGGGCTTCATCCGCGGCATCGACGAGCTGCCGACGCTGCTTCCGAACGCCGACGTCGTCATCGTCGCCGTGCCGCTGAACGAGTCGACGACGGGGCTCGTCGACGCCGCCTTCCTCGCCGCCCTGCCCGACGATGCCCTCGTCGTGAACATCGCGCGCGGCAAGGTCGCCGACACCGAGGCGATCCTCGCCGAGGCGAAGCCCGGCCGACTCCGCTTCGCGCTCGACGTCACCGATCCCGAGCCGTTGCCGACGGGGCATCCGCTCTTCGCACTGCCGAATGTGCTCGTGAGTCCGCACGTGGGCGGGGCCACGACCGCGATGATGCCCCGCATGGCGAGGCTGCTGCGAGAGCAGATCGAGCGGATGCTGCGCGGCGATGCGCCCCTCAACGTCGTGTACCGCAGCTGA
- a CDS encoding ribbon-helix-helix protein, CopG family has product MATLDRRVQVLFEPEQYAALEAEAAAAHMSVGALIREAVDERLARRRRDARAALDALWARADEQPARGPIDWAAEKESMERPFLREIP; this is encoded by the coding sequence ATGGCCACCCTCGACCGTCGCGTGCAGGTGCTCTTCGAGCCCGAGCAGTACGCCGCCCTCGAGGCCGAGGCGGCGGCGGCGCACATGAGTGTCGGTGCGCTCATCCGCGAGGCCGTCGATGAGCGCCTCGCGCGCCGCCGCCGTGACGCGCGCGCCGCACTCGATGCACTGTGGGCGAGGGCCGACGAGCAGCCGGCGCGTGGGCCGATCGACTGGGCCGCCGAGAAGGAATCGATGGAACGCCCGTTCTTGCGCGAGATCCCGTGA
- a CDS encoding type II toxin-antitoxin system VapC family toxin, whose amino-acid sequence MSPTVMERAVLIDSAVVIYALAPDDPRSAPCRSLLTEVMVGRGRGYASVEMIQEVVHHRMRRTADRRLAIADGRDLMTGLMVLDFDREVLDLSLDLIARVPTIRGRDAVHAATALAYGIDTIASPDRAFDGIPGLRRLDPLAAP is encoded by the coding sequence GTGAGCCCGACGGTCATGGAGCGCGCGGTGCTCATCGACTCCGCCGTCGTGATCTACGCGCTCGCTCCGGATGACCCGCGCAGCGCCCCCTGCCGGAGCCTCCTCACCGAAGTGATGGTCGGGCGCGGCCGCGGCTACGCGAGCGTCGAGATGATCCAAGAGGTCGTGCACCATCGCATGCGCCGCACGGCCGATCGGCGCCTCGCCATCGCCGACGGCCGCGATCTCATGACCGGGCTCATGGTCCTCGACTTCGACCGCGAGGTGCTCGACCTCTCGCTCGACCTGATCGCACGCGTTCCGACGATCCGCGGGCGCGACGCGGTGCACGCCGCGACCGCCCTCGCCTACGGCATCGATACCATCGCATCGCCCGATCGCGCTTTCGACGGCATTCCGGGGCTTCGGCGCCTCGATCCGCTGGCTGCGCCGTGA
- a CDS encoding DUF1707 SHOCT-like domain-containing protein, whose translation MTDYANPARPELRLSNAERDAAVARLAEAQAEGRFSPSEYAERASAARAAVTYGDLAPLFADLPSDGRGAAPSAAFASPPDALTPPPAPTPAYTSPVSAGPASAPEERGRRGPQPLGGAIGATIMALVPFIALGLFFLTGHFGSYAWSWIWFVMIPVAGIIIYGPGSEYRRRN comes from the coding sequence ATGACCGACTACGCGAATCCCGCCAGGCCCGAACTCCGGCTCAGCAATGCCGAGCGCGACGCGGCAGTGGCGCGACTGGCGGAGGCGCAGGCCGAAGGGCGCTTCTCGCCATCGGAGTACGCCGAGCGTGCATCTGCGGCCCGGGCCGCCGTGACGTACGGCGACCTCGCACCGCTCTTCGCCGATCTGCCCTCCGACGGGCGCGGCGCGGCGCCGTCTGCCGCGTTCGCGTCACCGCCGGACGCGCTCACACCACCGCCGGCCCCCACGCCGGCGTACACGTCACCCGTCTCGGCGGGGCCGGCGTCTGCGCCTGAGGAGCGCGGACGCCGGGGTCCGCAACCGCTCGGCGGCGCGATCGGTGCGACCATCATGGCGCTCGTTCCGTTCATCGCGCTGGGCCTGTTCTTCCTCACGGGGCATTTCGGAAGCTACGCGTGGTCGTGGATCTGGTTCGTCATGATCCCGGTCGCAGGCATCATCATCTACGGCCCCGGTTCCGAGTACCGACGGCGCAACTGA
- a CDS encoding NYN domain-containing protein, producing MATSAEPRVALYFDFDNIIISRYDQLHGDNAYRKDTSRGKAPAAGTQTAKKLTEATVDIDAVLDFAATFGTIAIARAYADWSGPINASYRGQLIDRAVDLVQLFPLSATKNGADIRLAVDAVEDMFRIDDLSHIVIVAGDSDYVALAQKAKRLGRYVVGIGVAGGTSRALTAACDEYADYDTLLATDSAVTDEAADAAPDAAASSTTSGRRTRAKKSETAATTAGQTTEPAAAPVAEPAPARRRRATTKTVTDAAAEVPIETTESPEPPSKRTSARALQFVAPAEPASADDSDGSPRNPGRLLVKALELLHAKNDEEWQSSSTVKNQMMRMDPSFQERRLGFASFTDFLRSRGGVVEVDESGRGRVRIRPKKD from the coding sequence ATGGCCACTTCGGCAGAACCCCGCGTCGCCCTCTACTTCGACTTCGACAACATCATCATCTCGCGATACGACCAATTGCACGGCGACAACGCGTACCGCAAAGACACCTCGCGCGGCAAGGCGCCCGCCGCCGGAACGCAGACCGCGAAGAAGCTCACCGAGGCGACCGTCGACATCGACGCTGTGCTCGACTTCGCGGCGACGTTCGGCACGATCGCGATCGCACGCGCCTACGCCGACTGGTCGGGGCCGATCAACGCGAGCTATCGCGGCCAGCTCATCGACCGCGCGGTCGACCTCGTGCAGCTCTTCCCGCTGTCGGCGACGAAGAACGGCGCCGACATCCGCCTCGCCGTCGACGCGGTCGAAGACATGTTCCGCATCGACGATCTCTCGCACATCGTCATCGTCGCGGGCGACTCCGACTACGTCGCGCTCGCGCAGAAGGCCAAGCGCCTCGGCCGCTATGTCGTCGGCATCGGCGTTGCGGGCGGCACGAGCCGCGCGCTCACCGCGGCCTGCGACGAGTACGCCGACTACGACACGCTGCTTGCGACTGATTCGGCGGTCACCGATGAAGCAGCGGATGCCGCGCCGGACGCCGCCGCGTCGAGCACCACGTCGGGCCGCAGAACCCGAGCGAAGAAGTCGGAGACGGCCGCGACGACCGCCGGGCAGACGACCGAACCGGCCGCAGCACCGGTCGCAGAACCGGCGCCCGCCCGACGGCGCCGCGCCACGACGAAGACGGTCACGGATGCCGCCGCCGAGGTGCCGATCGAGACGACGGAGTCGCCCGAACCGCCCTCGAAGCGCACCTCGGCCAGGGCGCTGCAGTTCGTGGCGCCCGCCGAACCCGCGTCGGCCGACGATTCCGACGGCAGCCCGCGCAACCCCGGCCGGCTCCTCGTCAAGGCGCTCGAACTGCTCCACGCGAAGAACGACGAGGAGTGGCAGTCGTCGAGCACGGTGAAGAACCAGATGATGCGCATGGATCCGAGCTTCCAGGAGCGCCGCCTCGGCTTCGCCTCGTTCACCGACTTCCTGCGGTCGCGCGGCGGGGTCGTCGAGGTCGATGAGTCCGGTCGGGGCCGCGTGCGCATCCGGCCGAAGAAGGACTGA
- a CDS encoding FadR/GntR family transcriptional regulator: protein MAERAKGGRMTGGTGAEASDAPRAWRTVLEHVETRLLDGALRPGDRLPGERALSAELGVGRSSVREALRVLEVLGLIRTAAGSGPSSGAIIIATPGGGMSALMRLQVAASGFPVADIVRMRLILETSVAGDLAEASDTTATTEASDLSGATATPPDLAPAELLLDAMDSPDLAPTEFLALDAAFHLALAEASGNHVVTATMAGLRSGIEGYALDGLAVITDWHATSTRLRSEHRGIVEAIRRADAASARARTHDHISGYYAETFIDTH from the coding sequence ATGGCGGAGCGGGCGAAGGGCGGGCGCATGACGGGCGGCACGGGCGCTGAGGCATCCGACGCACCGCGCGCCTGGCGCACCGTGCTCGAGCACGTCGAGACACGGTTGCTCGATGGCGCACTGCGCCCCGGCGATCGCCTGCCCGGCGAGCGAGCCCTCTCGGCCGAACTCGGCGTCGGCCGCTCGAGCGTGCGCGAGGCGCTGCGCGTGCTCGAGGTGCTGGGGCTCATCCGCACGGCCGCGGGCTCCGGCCCGAGCTCCGGCGCCATCATCATCGCGACGCCCGGCGGCGGCATGTCTGCGCTCATGCGCCTGCAGGTCGCTGCGAGCGGATTCCCCGTCGCCGACATCGTGCGCATGCGCCTCATCCTCGAGACCTCGGTCGCGGGCGATCTCGCCGAGGCGTCCGACACGACCGCCACGACCGAGGCATCCGACCTGTCAGGTGCGACCGCGACCCCTCCCGACCTCGCCCCCGCCGAACTCCTGCTCGACGCCATGGACTCCCCCGACCTCGCGCCCACCGAGTTCCTCGCCCTCGACGCGGCCTTCCACCTGGCGCTCGCCGAGGCTTCCGGAAACCACGTGGTCACCGCGACGATGGCGGGCCTCCGCAGCGGCATCGAGGGATACGCCCTCGACGGCCTCGCCGTGATCACCGACTGGCACGCGACATCAACCCGGCTGCGCAGCGAGCACCGCGGCATCGTCGAGGCGATCAGACGAGCGGATGCCGCATCCGCTCGCGCCAGAACCCACGACCACATCTCGGGCTACTACGCCGAGACGTTCATCGACACCCACTGA
- a CDS encoding alpha-hydroxy acid oxidase, with amino-acid sequence MVKRQFPNPKELAELIRFKAPTLNAKRRRLDRALTIHDLRDIAKRRTPKAPFDYTEGAAEGEISLGRARQAFEDIEFHPAILRNVPVVDMSREVLGGPSALPFGIAPTGFTRMMQTEGETAGAGAAGAAGIPFTLSTMGTTSIEDVKSANPDGRNWFQLYVMRDRERSYELVRRAAAAGFDTLFFTVDTPVSGARLRDVRNGFSIPPQLTPATVINAIPRPEWWVNFLTTPKLEFASLSSTGGTVGELIDGMFDPTISFDDLATIRDLWPGKIVVKGVQTIEDAKLLAGRGVDGIVLSNHGGRQLDRAPIPFHLLPHVVREVGSDMEVHLDTGIMSGADIVASIALGARFTLIGRAYLYGLMAGGREGVDKTISILGAQIERTMKLLEVSTLDELGPQHVTQLSRFTALPKPATDAAEAAVSSKARAVRTPRPASASTGNSRAKLHPST; translated from the coding sequence ATGGTCAAGCGCCAGTTCCCCAACCCGAAAGAACTCGCCGAGCTCATTCGCTTCAAGGCACCGACGCTGAACGCGAAGCGGCGCCGCCTCGACCGGGCGCTCACGATCCACGACCTGCGCGACATCGCGAAGCGCCGCACGCCGAAGGCCCCGTTCGACTACACCGAGGGTGCCGCCGAGGGTGAGATCTCGCTCGGGCGCGCCCGCCAGGCGTTCGAGGACATCGAGTTCCACCCGGCGATCCTGCGCAACGTGCCGGTGGTCGACATGAGTCGCGAGGTGCTCGGCGGCCCTTCCGCCCTGCCGTTCGGCATCGCCCCGACGGGCTTCACGCGCATGATGCAGACCGAGGGTGAGACCGCCGGCGCCGGCGCGGCGGGCGCTGCCGGCATCCCGTTCACCCTGTCGACCATGGGCACGACGTCGATCGAAGACGTGAAGTCGGCCAACCCGGACGGCCGCAACTGGTTCCAGCTCTACGTGATGCGCGACCGCGAGCGCTCCTACGAGCTCGTGCGGCGTGCGGCCGCCGCGGGCTTCGACACCCTCTTCTTCACCGTCGACACCCCGGTCTCCGGAGCGCGCCTGCGCGATGTGCGCAACGGCTTCTCGATCCCGCCGCAGCTCACGCCCGCGACCGTGATCAACGCGATCCCCCGCCCCGAATGGTGGGTCAACTTCCTCACGACCCCGAAGCTCGAGTTCGCCTCGCTCTCATCGACCGGGGGCACCGTCGGAGAGCTCATCGACGGCATGTTCGATCCCACCATCTCGTTCGACGACCTCGCCACGATTCGCGACCTGTGGCCGGGCAAGATCGTGGTGAAGGGCGTGCAGACCATCGAAGACGCGAAGCTCCTCGCGGGCAGGGGCGTCGACGGCATCGTGCTCTCGAACCACGGCGGCCGCCAGCTCGACCGGGCGCCGATCCCCTTCCATCTGCTGCCGCACGTCGTGCGCGAGGTCGGCTCCGACATGGAGGTGCACCTCGACACCGGCATCATGTCGGGCGCCGACATCGTCGCATCCATCGCCCTCGGCGCCCGCTTCACCCTCATCGGCCGCGCCTACCTCTACGGCCTCATGGCCGGTGGCCGCGAGGGCGTCGACAAGACGATCTCGATCCTCGGGGCGCAGATCGAGCGCACCATGAAGCTGCTCGAGGTGTCGACGCTCGATGAGCTCGGCCCGCAGCACGTCACGCAGTTGTCACGCTTCACGGCGCTGCCGAAACCGGCGACGGATGCCGCGGAGGCCGCGGTGTCATCCAAGGCCCGGGCCGTGCGCACGCCGCGACCAGCCTCGGCATCCACAGGAAACTCTCGAGCGAAGCTGCATCCGAGCACGTAG
- a CDS encoding CAP domain-containing protein — translation MGRHSYRASWLPARRWLIGAGALLLVGGLSITGVVLSGPDIPAETAADTLTAGSEPARHDAAKRSASAVAESTPTSAEVPAPEATSPTQPAPAAPADPPVAAPAPAPAPAPAPAPAPAPAPAPAPAPAPAPASGATPVEAEVLAIVNHERTAAGCGPVAHDAALAGVARAHSADMAARGFFDHTNPDGQSPWDRAAAAGISYAGGENIARGQADAASVMTSWMDSPGHRANILNCSFTTLGVGVHEGSGGPWWTQLFGY, via the coding sequence ATGGGGCGGCACAGCTATCGGGCATCGTGGCTGCCCGCGCGTCGCTGGTTGATCGGAGCCGGCGCCCTGCTTCTCGTCGGCGGCCTGTCGATCACCGGCGTCGTGCTCAGCGGGCCGGATATCCCCGCCGAGACGGCGGCCGACACGCTGACCGCCGGCTCCGAGCCGGCGCGGCACGACGCGGCGAAGCGCTCCGCGTCCGCCGTGGCGGAGTCCACGCCCACGTCGGCCGAGGTGCCCGCGCCCGAGGCCACCTCTCCGACTCAACCGGCCCCGGCGGCACCGGCCGACCCGCCCGTCGCCGCGCCTGCCCCCGCTCCCGCTCCCGCCCCGGCTCCGGCACCAGCTCCAGCTCCAGCGCCAGCGCCCGCCCCAGCCCCGGCTCCGGCGCCCGCCTCTGGAGCCACGCCCGTCGAGGCAGAGGTGCTCGCGATCGTCAATCACGAGCGTACGGCCGCGGGATGCGGACCCGTGGCCCACGACGCAGCGCTTGCGGGTGTCGCCCGAGCCCACTCCGCCGATATGGCCGCACGCGGATTCTTCGACCACACGAACCCCGACGGGCAGAGCCCGTGGGATCGCGCGGCCGCCGCCGGCATCTCGTACGCGGGCGGCGAGAACATCGCTCGCGGCCAGGCCGACGCGGCATCCGTCATGACGAGCTGGATGGACAGCCCCGGCCACCGCGCCAACATCCTCAACTGCTCGTTCACGACGCTCGGCGTCGGCGTGCACGAGGGCTCAGGCGGCCCGTGGTGGACCCAGCTGTTCGGGTACTGA